The Chrysemys picta bellii isolate R12L10 chromosome 10, ASM1138683v2, whole genome shotgun sequence genome segment GTCAGCTGAGCTCCCCCCGTAGGGCCTGGGCAGTGCTCAGCAGGCTCGGTGGGTTGTGGGCTAGCCCGTGCCCCTCCACGGGGGCATGGGGGGAAGCTGTATGCTCCCCGCCCTGCTGGGGCCTGCTCCCTCTGTGCTTGCACTGTCCTGAGCTGGGAAACTGGCAAAGTCTTCCCCTGTGGTCAGCCCTGGAGCCCTcaaaggagcagctgccctgccTGGGGCCAGCGAGCATGGGGCCTGCCTTGCTTGGACCATAACTCTAGCCCTCGACTGCTGCCCCAAGCCCATGCCAGGGGGTAGTATGGAGGCTCTcagcttcttcccccaccccacctggcttGCAAAGGCTGGAGAGGGCCTCCCTAAGCTGCTGTTTCTACACACTTCCAGCCGCTACCCTCCCTCTGGGCTTTGCTGGCTCTTCCACgtagggcagggctggctcccagggctggttccTGCACCTCTTGGGCCAGGGACTTTTAGCAGAGCACCAttccggctgggctgggctgcagcctggagtTCCCAGTGCTTTAGGAGTaacagccccagctcctgcccccagggTTAACCCCCTTGGCACCTGCTGCGACACAGCCCCCCTGGGCCTCTGCAGTCATCCCAGCCCCAGGCTGCCATCCCCTCCCCAAGCAGCAGACTGGGGCAGTGACAGTGCCTCCCCCCGTTGGGTTCCCTAGGCCCATCTTCATGGGCAGCAGGCAAACACGCTCACTTTCCTTCAGGGAGTGACAGCCCCTCTGGGCCCCGGCAGGTCCCTGTGCAGGATGTGCTCTCCCCAGGAGCCCTGCATCCCCACCAGCGCCTCCCACTCACACACGAGTTACacagctttacaaaggaaggtggCTGGATTTATCCTTTAACCGCTCAGCgcatctgaaaaaaataaattactttcAAAATACCACCATTTCTCAGCTTTGTACAGGTCTGTCCTTTAACACAGTGCCCAGCCCCGAGCCTCCCCCGGGGTTGATAAGAAAATATTCTCtgtgtacagggccggctccagctctccctcccgctcctggGGGATGCCAGAGCAAGTGTTCCTGGCCCCAGTGTGGGCAAAGGGAGGAGAGCAAGAGAGCCCTCCTCCCACGCATGGCTgcttcctggggtggggggcggctgcAGAGCTGAGCGGGGGATAAAGTGGGACTGGCTGCGGGCTGAGTCCAAGTGTCTCCGAGCCAGGATTGGGCTGCAGTCCCCACCACAGCAGACTAGGGAGGAGGTAGAATAATTAATGCTCAGCAGGTTCTGGACCAAGCCTTTCCCTACCTGGGGCTTCAAGTATGGCGGCCAGAGAGCATCTCTTCCAGTGCACGCCGGGGTGGAGCCCAGGAGCCAGCGCTCCCTCCCGGTGCCGCGGCCTGAGCACTATGCTCCCCCTGCACAGCGGAGACTGCAGGCCGGTCCAGTGCCTGAACAGGCAGGAATGAACACGGGGctctctgctcttcccccagGCGAGGGGCGGCACAAAAAGGGGTCCTGAGAGGGGATGGCCCAGGTGAGAGGCAGGCCCAGTCTCACTGGAGCCTGGACAGCCCCAGGAGCCAGTGGCTAAAGGcgaccacttcctgcagcccagctccagcctggcacTGTCAGGGCTCAGAGCCTTCACCATTTCCTCCTTCACCATGGAGCATCAGCTTCCCTGGGCTCAGCCGAGCGCCAGGGGGCAGGCCCCACTGAGCCTGGCTTTTGGTTCTGGATGCTGCAACGGGGGACAGGAGCTTCTTTTCCCCATGTCACTCCCTCTCACGGCCCTGCACCTGGCTGGGCCTGGCCCCCGTCTCAGCTACAACATGTTGTAATAGGCCATTTCCTTCATGGCCTGCTCCGTCAGGGCGTTCTCGTCCGGGGGGTTGCCCACCCCTGCGTAGTCATAGGCGTTCTCCTCGTCGTACTCCTCCATTTCCTGCTGGGCGTCCAGCTCCGTGTGCTCTGCCCCGGTCAGTTCCATCATGGGATCTAGGAACAACGTGACACGCTGGGACGGAGCAGGACAGGGCGGCCGTGCGCGAGGCGGAGCGAGCACGGCCCAGCAGCACAGCCATAGGCAGGGCGTTTCTGGCACCCACCTACCTTGGAGAGCTGGCCCCAAACCCCCAGGACCGCACGGCAGGCTGGGGAGCTAGACAACCGTCTCTGATGCTCCTGGCAGGTGGGGCTCACACGTTGGCAGACaaccagggagggggaggctgtcATGCCTGTCCAGAGCTGGTCTGCCAGGAAAGGGGTGCAAAGGAGGCAGCCCCTGACCCACACCTGCAAGGTCTTTTCAAGGCCCTGGAGCAGTGGcagtgcagtggtgcagctgacAGTGGGAGATGGCTTTGCACTCTGGGGCCCAGGCTTCAGACTTCGTAACACTGTGCCCGAGTGCCAGACATTCGGCCATTCAGCCAGGCAATCAGCTGGCTCACACGCCCAGTGGGACAGGGGCTGCCCCATGGTGTGCTGCTGTCTCTGGTGCAGAGCGACTACAGCAATCGACACgggccagcaccccaggtacAATGCACTTCTGGGGCCATGCCGATGTTTTTTCAGCAGAATCTCTGCTTTCGTTAACGGGCGTACAGCACTAGACGAGAACCCATGGCCCAGGCACAGCCCCTGGAGGGAGGCTGCAGTCAGCTTGGAACAACAGCTCCGAGCTGCAGCTCCTTGTTCCTGCTGGAGGCTAGAGTCTGAACACTAATACTGACCAGTAAATGGCAACATCGTTCGCTATTTCACTGCAGAGCGCTTGAGCAGAACCAGCCAGCTAAAGCATCTCGCcctccctgggggagggagggagggccagaggctgggaataCAGAATTCCATCCCCTAACAGTCACCTCAGCCCCAGCCAAAGGCAGGGGAAGGCGGAGATGCACCTTTGATACTACCAGAAGCCTCAACTGCCCCCAACCAGCTGCTCGAACTGCCGGCTTCCacctgacagcctctgtgctgcagggacacgtgtggggcagcccccaggagagagagagagagtgtgtgtgtgtgtgtgtgtgacacacacacacacacacacacacacacacacacacacacacacaggagggcTAGCGGACAGCAGGGGACCAGGAGCCTAGGTTAGAACGGGACCCGCAGGCTCCAAAAGGCACCTGCAGAGGGAGCCGTCGTGCAGGGTTTGGCCATTCTTCCCGGGTGCCCCGTCAATGCTGGATTCCCCTCCCGGCCAGGAGCCCCCGCAGGCCGCCACACCCACCTTGGCTGTCCAGGCTGATGTCCATGACCCCGTGTTTGACCTTCATGTGCCGGCTCAGGTTGCCTTTCAGGTTGAACTTGCTGGAGCAGTAGGGGCATTTGAAGGGTTTGCTCCCTGCGTGCAGGTGCATGTGTCCTAGCAGGTTGTACATGCGATTGAAGGACTTCCCACAAACCTGGGAACAACAGGCCACCAATTAGCCCAGCCCCATCCCCGTCGCTGCACGTGGtatcaccccctcctgcccccgccgcCGGCTGCCTTAAGGGTCTGGGCTTCCCAGCAAGCCCCGTCTTTTCCACATAGACCTGAACTAGTCTCATCCCTCCGCCCCCACCGGGCTGGCGAGACTGGGGGTGacttttagtgctcatgaaagtgagGGGCTCAACGGGCATGTGCACTTCAAACTCCCCGCCCAGCTTTGCGGCCAGGCCCCAGTGCAGAGCTGCGGCCCCGCTACTCCGGAGCAGAGACTGCAAGCCAGGCTGAACTGTTTGGTGCTGCGACTGGGGGGGCACTGGTCACCTTAGCCCAGTTTGGCTGGTGCACTGCAGAGGTGAAGCATGGGCGTCAGCCCCAAGGAAGGGGCCACGCCCCAGAAGGATTTTGGAGGGTACCTTGCATTTGAATGGCTTCACTGGCGAGTGCACGATCATATGGGTCTTGAGGGTCTGCTTCTGCACGAAGGTCTTGAAGCAGATGTGACACTGGTATGGACGGACGCTGGTGTGTATGAGCATGTGCCGCTTCATGTTGGCCTGCAGGGTGAACTCACGCCCACACACCTCACACTTGAATTCTTTCACACCCTGAAAGGGTCACAGGAAACGTGAGCACAACGGGAGCACACTGACGAATACCACACAAATTGAAGCGAACTGTCTGAATTTGAGCGTGCCTATTTAGTGGGGACCAGCTCAACGGACTGCAGGGAGGGGCCCCCCCTCCTAGTCCATTGAacggcaggctccctgcatggaGTACAAGAACGCCTCTGGCCAGCTCAGGCACGTTCAGCGGCACATCAGTCTCCCTCAGCGACCGTGAGGAGCACGGAGCAGAGACGGGGGGATCTAAGGACGTGTCTCTGCTCCTGAGATAAACTGCTGTACAGGACACAGAGCATAAGGAACAAAGGGTCAGTGCAACCAACTTGTCTGCACCTCCTTCAAAATCTTTCCTGTTTCCTCACCCGCCCCAGCCTTCCTTGCCTTCTGCAGAAACAGACACAGGGATCCCCCCAAAGCCCAGCCGCCTTCCCTGCGAGCTGAGCCCAGGGGCTGGAGAGCCTGTGTGGGGAATCCTTCTGCCCACACCCCCCTTTACTCCTGGCTCCCCCTCAGCACAGCAGGAAGTGCCTCTGGGTGCATTCGGCACCTCTTTTGGCAGGAGAGTAAGAACCATTCCCTTCGGGCCTGGGCTGCAGGTGCCCCAGCTGGCTGGAAGCTCCTGGTCCATTCCAGGGGACAGGGCATGGCCGGGGCAGAATGCAGACTGCTACGCCATGCCTGAGCCCCGTGGGCAGACCCGGCCAccctctggggaaggggcacTGTGAATGAGAGGGCTGACTGGTCTCTAAGACCAAGACCAGGGGTGTTGCATTCTGCTTTGCACATGGGCTGAGCTGGGAGAATTGCTCCCCCTAAGAGGCAGAAAACACCCCAGTCTCAGGCCAAGGTCAGAGTGACAGAGTGGCCGGCCAGCCGCACAGCACCCATATTGCACTGTCCCCGCCCCACAAGCAAGGAAGGCAgatcccagagccccccccaaGGGAAAGGAGGTCACACAGGCCCCTGGAAACTCAGATGTCCTTTTGTCCTACCAACAAGTGAGTCATCAACGCAAACCAACAGCCAGCTCGAAGGGCTAGATCCTGCTTAATCCTGACCCCCAGTGGGGACAGTCAAAGCTCTAAGGAACTGAAATCgtcccctcccccggtcccacccctgctctctggggcagggaaagCCCTCGGGCTCAGCGGCTGCTCGCACCTTGTGCGTGAGCGAGTGCTGCTTGAGGTGGTGGATCTGGCTGAATTCCATGCCGCACTCGGTGCAGACGAAGGGCCGGACGTTCTGGTGCTTCAGCATGTGGTTCTGCAGCTGGCTGCGGTAGTGGAAGGACTTGCTGCACTCCAGGCACTGGTAGAGCGTGGGCCCCTGGTGCGTGGAGAGGTGGCGCTTGAGCTGCGTCAGCGTGGAGAAGTCCAGCCCACACTCCACGCACACGTGGCAGCGCCCGTTCTCATGCTTCACCTCGTGGGCCTTCAGCTCGCTGGGGTAGGCGAAGCCCCGCCCGCAGAAGTGGCAGCTGTACGGCTTGATGTCGCTGTGCAGCAGCATGTGCCGCTTCAGGTGGCTGGTCTGCGTGAAGGCTTTGCTGCACACGTCGCACTTGTGCGGCCGCGTGCCCTGGTGCGTCAGGAGGTGCGTCTGCAGGTGGCTGGGCTGCTTGAAGGGCTTGCCGCAGTGCGGGCAGGAGTGGGGCTTGATGCCGTTGTGGCCCAGGATGTGCGTCACCAGGTTGTACTTGGAGGTGTAGGATTTCTCGCACATGCGGCACTGCCAGCGCTTCTGgcggtccccggcctccaccagGTAGGAGTCGTCGATCTGCACGTTGATGTCCAGCCGGTCCAGCTGGGCTTTTTTATTGCGCTCCGTGTGAACTCCAGCTGCGTCTGCGTCAAaatccgctggctcctgccacgCAAAGCCCTGCTCGCTCTTCCCCTGCTCCGGCGACTCGGGCATGGGCGCCTCCAGAGACGCAGCGTTCGCCTCGAAGCTGCACTCGCTTCCGAGGGCCTCTGGCCCGGTGCTTGCCGGAGCCCCGGCCACGCTGGCCTCAGCGTAACCAACCTGGACGGGGTCGTAACTCCCCAGGCCCACGTCCTGCCGCACGTGTCTGCGCAGATGCCGCAGTCGCCGGGGCTTCCTGCCAAAAGCACTCAGGTCAATCATCTTCATGGCACTGCTCTGCACGGTCTTCTCACAGCCCGACTCCTCGAGGCTGGGCGGGTGGCTGTTCTGCGTCTCCTCCTTGCTGTCGCCAGGGACGGACACTTCGTacgccccctcctcctccgcaCCCGCAGGGTTTTCATACTTGACCTTGGGCACCAGCCTCACCGGAGGCCGCTTCCTCCTCCGGGTATGTTTTTCAAATGGagtctctgcctccagcccctcctcctccggcGCCTCGGCTGGGACGCAGCCTTCCTTCTGCAGCCTGTAAGCGCCTTCCGGATCCTCCGGTTCCACCGTGGCCGTGTCTGCAAGCTCATTTCCTAGCCCTGGAAAGAAGCCTCCGGGGCTGATGGTTGCGCCGAAGAACTCGTTCTCGGACACCAAGCCCAAGACAGCGGCCTGGGCCAGGGACAGCACCACCACCGCATCCGTTTGAGTTCCAGAGTCGGTGAAGCGTTCCATCTCACCCCACGGCTAGGCGGTCATGGCTGCAGGAACAGAGAGAAGGGCTCGTTAGCCTTTGTAAGAGCCGCATCCCACCCCACAAGCCCAGGCAGAGAAGCCAGTCTGGGGTCATTGGGGGCGGCAGCACAGAGGTGCTGGCTAGCAGCCACGCCCCGATCACTGCTCTGGGACAGCAGCTTCGCTAACGCAGAGACCAACGTTCTCAAGAGTGAGCActgattctgggtgcccaacttggaACACCGGGGccggattttcagaggtgctgagcgctCCACTCCAGGTGCTGTGGCGCTGAGCCCCTCGGAAACATCAAAGCCTGCGCTAAGCTGTAGGCCCAAGAGGGAGCAGTCCCTGGGACAAGCTG includes the following:
- the ZNF710 gene encoding zinc finger protein 710; its protein translation is MERFTDSGTQTDAVVVLSLAQAAVLGLVSENEFFGATISPGGFFPGLGNELADTATVEPEDPEGAYRLQKEGCVPAEAPEEEGLEAETPFEKHTRRRKRPPVRLVPKVKYENPAGAEEEGAYEVSVPGDSKEETQNSHPPSLEESGCEKTVQSSAMKMIDLSAFGRKPRRLRHLRRHVRQDVGLGSYDPVQVGYAEASVAGAPASTGPEALGSECSFEANAASLEAPMPESPEQGKSEQGFAWQEPADFDADAAGVHTERNKKAQLDRLDINVQIDDSYLVEAGDRQKRWQCRMCEKSYTSKYNLVTHILGHNGIKPHSCPHCGKPFKQPSHLQTHLLTHQGTRPHKCDVCSKAFTQTSHLKRHMLLHSDIKPYSCHFCGRGFAYPSELKAHEVKHENGRCHVCVECGLDFSTLTQLKRHLSTHQGPTLYQCLECSKSFHYRSQLQNHMLKHQNVRPFVCTECGMEFSQIHHLKQHSLTHKGVKEFKCEVCGREFTLQANMKRHMLIHTSVRPYQCHICFKTFVQKQTLKTHMIVHSPVKPFKCKVCGKSFNRMYNLLGHMHLHAGSKPFKCPYCSSKFNLKGNLSRHMKVKHGVMDISLDSQDPMMELTGAEHTELDAQQEMEEYDEENAYDYAGVGNPPDENALTEQAMKEMAYYNML